A single Micromonospora luteifusca DNA region contains:
- a CDS encoding glycoside hydrolase family 13 protein — MNTDPTQQTPSGHPVTGWWTEATIYQIYPRSFADSDGDGIGDLPGITARLDHLVELGVDAVWLSPFYPSPQADAGYDVADYRDIDPLFGTLADADKLIADAHSRNLRVIVDLVPNHTSSAHRWFQAALPAAPGSPERSRYIFRDGLGPAGDQPPNDWQSVFGGPAWTRTVDPDGQPGQWYLHLFDTGQPDLNWDNPEVHAEFLDVLRFWLDRGVDGFRVDVAHGLIKQADLADWQEPQEILSGNEVDKPRPPMWDQDGVHEIYRQWRQVLDSYPGERVLVAEAWVEPAERLARYVRPDEMHQAFNFEYLLAAWTAPAQYAVITRSLEATDSVGAPTTWVLSNHDVVRHASRLGLPIGTVRPNGIGIGDPQPDAALGLRRARAATLLMLALPGSAYLYQGEELGLPEHTTLPDEARQDPTWARSGHTQRGRDGCRVPIPWEADAPSYGFGPTDASWLPQPSLWAEYALDRQRDVPGSTYELYRAALRLRRDHGLGRGTLEWVSSGDEVLTFRNAGLTVLTNFGAAPVPVPTGAEVLATSAPLDDDGAVPTDVTVWLRG; from the coding sequence ACCGGCTGGTGGACCGAGGCGACCATCTACCAGATCTACCCCCGTTCGTTCGCCGACTCGGACGGTGACGGGATCGGTGACCTGCCCGGCATCACCGCACGCCTCGACCACCTGGTCGAGTTGGGCGTGGACGCGGTGTGGCTCTCGCCCTTCTACCCGTCGCCGCAGGCCGACGCCGGCTACGACGTGGCCGACTACCGCGACATCGACCCGCTGTTCGGCACCCTCGCCGACGCGGACAAGCTGATCGCCGACGCGCACTCCCGCAACCTGCGGGTGATCGTCGACCTGGTTCCGAACCACACCTCCTCGGCGCACCGCTGGTTCCAGGCGGCACTGCCGGCCGCGCCCGGCAGCCCGGAGCGGTCGCGGTACATCTTCCGAGACGGCCTCGGCCCGGCCGGCGACCAGCCGCCGAACGATTGGCAGAGCGTCTTCGGCGGCCCAGCCTGGACCCGGACGGTGGACCCCGACGGGCAACCAGGCCAGTGGTACCTGCACCTGTTCGACACGGGTCAGCCGGACCTCAACTGGGACAACCCGGAGGTGCACGCCGAGTTCCTGGACGTGCTGCGGTTCTGGCTGGACCGTGGGGTGGACGGCTTCCGGGTCGACGTGGCGCACGGCCTGATCAAGCAGGCCGACCTGGCCGACTGGCAGGAGCCACAGGAAATCCTCTCCGGCAACGAGGTCGACAAACCGCGCCCGCCGATGTGGGACCAGGACGGCGTGCACGAGATCTACCGGCAGTGGCGGCAGGTTCTCGACAGCTACCCCGGCGAGCGGGTGCTGGTCGCCGAGGCATGGGTGGAGCCCGCCGAGCGGCTGGCACGTTACGTCCGCCCGGACGAGATGCACCAGGCCTTCAACTTCGAGTACCTGCTCGCCGCGTGGACCGCCCCGGCCCAGTACGCGGTGATCACCCGCTCGCTGGAGGCGACCGACTCGGTCGGCGCGCCGACCACCTGGGTGCTGTCCAACCACGACGTGGTGCGGCACGCCTCCCGGCTCGGCCTGCCGATCGGCACCGTACGGCCCAACGGCATCGGCATCGGCGACCCGCAGCCGGACGCCGCGCTCGGCCTGCGCCGGGCCCGGGCGGCCACCCTGCTGATGCTCGCCCTGCCCGGCTCGGCGTACCTCTACCAGGGCGAGGAGCTGGGGCTGCCCGAGCACACCACGCTGCCCGACGAAGCCCGGCAGGACCCGACCTGGGCGCGCAGCGGGCACACCCAGCGCGGCCGGGACGGCTGCCGGGTGCCGATCCCGTGGGAGGCCGACGCCCCGTCCTACGGCTTCGGGCCGACCGACGCGAGCTGGCTGCCGCAGCCTTCGCTCTGGGCGGAGTACGCGCTGGACCGCCAGCGCGACGTGCCCGGCTCGACGTACGAGCTGTACCGTGCCGCGCTGCGGCTGCGCCGTGACCACGGGCTGGGTCGGGGCACCCTGGAGTGGGTGTCCTCTGGCGACGAGGTGCTGACCTTCCGCAACGCGGGGCTGACCGTGCTGACCAACTTCGGTGCGGCCCCGGTGCCGGTACCGACCGGTGCCGAGGTGCTCGCCACCAGCGCACCACTGGACGACGACGGCGCGGTCCCGACCGACGTGACCGTCTGGCTGCGCGGCTGA